The Paracoccus albus region ACCATATTTTCAGCGCGGGAAGATCATCGCCCGAACAACCGTCAAGGATGCGTCGTGCTGGCGCGGTAGCGTCGATCAACCGGTCTTCGCGGTAAAGGAAGACGCAAGGCTCCACCAGGCCGCCTTCCAAAAGCTCTGATCTTTTCGACCTTTCGACATAGCGAATGCAAAGGGCAATGAGCAGCGCGAACAACGCGCCGCCAGCCAGAACCAGCCAAATGGAAACGTGCGGGATCATGAATAGCCATTCAAATGTTCCGACTCACGCTCAGCTAACCCCACGACAGGTTAAAAACTGGTTAACGGGCTCAGGAAATATACGGATTTGCGCTGAGCGGCTGCCGGTCGTCGGCAATTATTCTTGCCAACGGCCAGACGATATCCGCTTTCGCTCCCTCAGCACCGTTGGTTAAGATCAGACGTGCACCGCTTCCTTCCAGCAATGCGCGAGCGATGAAAAGACCAAGGCCCATTCCGTCATAGCTTGGCCGCCTGTCACTGCGTCGGGTGATCGGAAAAGGATCTGACAATTGGCTGAGCATCGCCTGTGGATATCCCGGCCCGTTATCGGTGATGGCGATGCGCAGTTCCGTTTCGGTCCATGACGCGCTTACGATGACCTTGCTATGCGCAAAATCAACACCGTTCTGTATTATGTTCCGCAGTCCGTGAATTACTCCGGGATCGCGGCGGATCGTTGGTTGGGCGATCTCGTCCAGAAGCAAGATCTCAACACCGATACCACGATTTGTATGGGGCTCTGCCGCCTCCTCAAGAACGGTTCGCAGCGGCGCCGCATGAAGTTTCAGGTCGTCCTTTCCCGCCCGTCCCATCGAACGCATGATGTCCCGGCACCGATCTGCCGATTGGGTGAGCGTCGCCGCATCCTCTGCCAGGTCTGTTCGATACGGCAGGGCCTCTTGAAGCTCATCACGCAGCTCTGACGCGATCAACTTTATCGTCGCAAGCGGTGTGCCCATCTCGTGCGCGGCTGCCGCAACCACACCTCCCAGATGCTGAAGCTTTTGCTCCCGCGCCAACGCTATCTGTGTCGCAGAAAGCGCATCCGAGGTGGTCGCGAGCTCAGTTGACACCCTTCGTGCGTATACCGCAAAAAAGACCACGCCGATCAAAATAGCGACAAGATGGGCACCCTGCAAAATGGGCGGCATCGCAAGGTCAAGCGTGGGATGTTGCAAAGGTGCCGCAAA contains the following coding sequences:
- a CDS encoding ActS/PrrB/RegB family redox-sensitive histidine kinase — translated: MPQGLQLAATLSTDPGRRAEPIRRRTLVLLRWIALGGQLFAIIIARMMEVEFATVPALLVVAIAAALNLWMTAMPSRVTQTSAAWQLVFDLLQISVLVALTGGLSNPFALLVLAPVTIAATALGDRQTILVGLATIIMISAAAWFAAPLQHPTLDLAMPPILQGAHLVAILIGVVFFAVYARRVSTELATTSDALSATQIALAREQKLQHLGGVVAAAAHEMGTPLATIKLIASELRDELQEALPYRTDLAEDAATLTQSADRCRDIMRSMGRAGKDDLKLHAAPLRTVLEEAAEPHTNRGIGVEILLLDEIAQPTIRRDPGVIHGLRNIIQNGVDFAHSKVIVSASWTETELRIAITDNGPGYPQAMLSQLSDPFPITRRSDRRPSYDGMGLGLFIARALLEGSGARLILTNGAEGAKADIVWPLARIIADDRQPLSANPYIS